The Deltaproteobacteria bacterium sequence CAGCCACTTGTCGATGACGGTGGCGTAGACCTGGCGGAAGTCGACGTTCCACTTGGTGTTGCCGCCGTCGAGGTCGGTGAGGTCGGGGAAGGTGCCGTAGAGGCCGCCGTTCACCGTGTCGCCGACGACGAAGAGGGGCGAGGCCGCGC is a genomic window containing:
- a CDS encoding transcriptional initiation protein Tat, whose amino-acid sequence is AASPLFVVGDTVNGGLYGTFPDLTDLDGGNTKWNVDFRQVYATVIDKWLLSPGAHTPILNGSFSTLGFLT